The following proteins are encoded in a genomic region of Zea mays cultivar B73 chromosome 9, Zm-B73-REFERENCE-NAM-5.0, whole genome shotgun sequence:
- the LOC100384533 gene encoding uncharacterized protein isoform X1, producing MGKRSQKRLIRRHQDGSIGCMAGLIRMFYSRHDANKLLLDRKQPGSRRHSFSAFSGRRGHSRKNSKDLDEIDEYGDYNMEEPSSSKPTVKRLMEDELRKLKQLKLPNDEVERILADLGHGACLDKSSAQNSKAKKGDQNHIRGITTTAAPSGSLDPTASNCIKEAEENELEFALADFLGRIHRNCNNNGELCTEMKALIQTKIAELDNPPCTFAYEQQTSRGDEYDTAGGKHRCSSSKTQPKKFRDALEMLSSDTELFFQKSNSRILESAQRNQNRLIGNNLEPTKIADNTDSNKDPKSLNQHELATRRYGKESRNIFFWKKERSSPRQTAQGTSSSQPVNKIVILKPNPRREIGHAVAVSSTQAPKLGATESSKFSIKEVRRRFRIVTSEATKGIPSVSEDNLQKGQHWLNSSAFTIIKDTRQLAEQTSEGKFSSSVMKDFRSSNSGRQKKRKNDGPTEKNSSIITSSKDESVFYDEARKHLTEILKDKRQTTKQHPTLEISRSLVRMLSFPQSSTSSPRSSPRAKDCIYLSPEEASIRAIYKSNKDLLEEESQSGEFPENVVCDPSEALHEQAVQERWCVKEESQETTQEGAELDTLRTKEIDKLDCMGKNSNAWGTPAKQCTYKPSQDMVGEAEPGQRHVRTFPSSPENDFEKLECQEPTTPRPSAQIEQISQFSPDGNHEKQEQPSPQSVLDVFFLDGELHKDILRTRYNTTGDGSDQGIFWEDKHPRLCYIKELLELSELCANQNLEVWYLEDELISPCLFEEVHGGNQIDGTKLLFDCICEAVTEIQDIYFRNPPCLSSLTHSIRAPPPAGQNLISEINKRVERHLHYRFPSTLDQLVNMDLEGGSWMDLGSESGEVAVVIWDCTLDELLEELVYDLWISGFNLAAGNHL from the exons ATGGGGAAGAGAAGCCAGAAGCGCCTTATTCGACGCCACCAGGACGGCAGCATAGGCTGCATGGCAGGCCTCATCCGCATGTTCTATTCCCGCCATGACGCCAATAAGCTCCTGTTGGACAGGAAGCAGCCAGGGAGTAGAAGGCACAGTTTCAGTGCCTTTTCTG GACGAAGGGGCCACTCAAGAAAGAATTCCAAGGACTTGGACGAAATAGATGAATACGGCGATTAT AACATGGAGGAACCCAGTTCCAGCAAACCAACAGTCAAAAGACTTATGGAGGACGAGCTACGAAAGCTAAAACAGCTGAAGCTTCCAAATGATGAGGTTGAGAGAATATTAGCTGACCTGGGACATGGTGCCTGCCTGGACAAAAgttcagcccaaaacagcaaagcGAAGAAGGGAGACCAAAATCACATCAGAGGTATCACCACCACGGCTGCTCCATCTGGATCTTTGGATCCCACTGCTTCCAACTGCATAAAAGAAGCAGAAGAAAATGAGCTTGAATTTGCCTTGGCAGATTTCTTAGGACGGATCCATAGAAATTGCAACAATAATGGGGAGTTATGTACGGAGATGAAAGCCCTAATCCAAACAAAGATTGCAGAGCTAGATAATCCTCCGTGCACATTTGCTTATGAGCAGCAAACTTCACGGGGTGACGAATATGATACTGCTGGTGGCAAACATCGATGTAGCAGTAGTAAAACTCAGCCCAAAAAATTCAGAGATGCGCTGGAGATGCTAAGCTCAGACACCGAACTTTTCTTTCAGAAGTCAAATTCACGTATTTTGGAGAGCGCCCAAAGAAACCAAAACAGACTGATAGGGAACAATCTAGAGCCCACAAAAATAGCAGATAATACCGACTCCAACAAAGATCCAAAGAGTCTGAACCAGCATGAGTTGGCCACCAGGAGATATGGTAAAGAGAGCAGGAATATCTTTTTCTGGAAGAAGGAAAGATCCTCACCAAGGCAGACTGCACAAGGAACCAGTAGTTCTCAGCCAGTTAACAAAATAGTTATACTGAAGCCAAATCCAAGGAGAGAGATCGGCCATGCTGTGGCTGTTAGTTCAACCCAAGCTCCAAAACTAGGTGCAACCGAGAGctcaaaattttcaattaaggAGGTCAGAAGGAGATTCAGAATCGTGACTAGTGAAGCTACAAAAGGAATACCCTCAGTGTCTGAAGATAACCTCCAAAAAGGTCAGCATTGGCTCAACAGTTCAGCTTTCACAATAATAAAAGATACCAGACAGCTCGCTGAACAGACCTCAGAAGGGAAATTCTCATCTTCAGTTATGAAGGATTTTAGATCATCAAACAGCGGTaggcaaaagaaaagaaaaaatgatGGGCCAACCGAAAAAAACAGTAGCATAATTACGTCATCCAAGGATGAATCTGTCTTCTATGACGAGGCCAGGAAACATCTAACAGAGATTCTCAAGGACAAAAGACAAACAACCAAGCAGCACCCGACACTTGAGATCTCAAGGTCCTTGGTGAGGATGCTTTCCTTCCCTCAGTCCAGCACATCATCACCTAGGAGTAGCCCTAGGGCAAAAGACTGCATTTACCTCTCACCTGAAGAGGCAAGCATTCGTGCCATATACAAGTCAAATAAAGATCTTTTAGAAGAAGAAAGCCAGTCTGGAGAATTTCCAGAGAATGTTGTGTGTGATCCTAGTGAAGCACTGCATGAGCAGGCTGTTCAGGAAAGGTGGTGCGTCAAAGAAGAAAGTCAAGAAACAACACAAGAAG GTGCAGAACTTGACACTCTGCGCACTAAAGAAATTGACAAGCTGGATTGCATGGGAAAAAATAGCAATGCATGGGGCACCCCAGCAAAGCAATGCACATATAAACCATCACAA GATATGGTGGGAGAAGCAGAGCCAGGACAAAGGCATGTCAGGACGTTTCCAAGCTCCCCTGAGAACGACTTTGAAAAACTGGAATGCCAAGAGCCCACGACTCCCCGACCGAGTGCACAGATCGAACAGATATCACAATTTTCTCCTGATGGAAACCACGAAAAGCAAGAACAGCCGAGCCCTCAATCTGTTCTTGATGTGTTCTTCCTCGACG GTGAGTTGCACAAAGATATCTTGAGGACACGCTACAACACCACAGGGGATGGTTCAGACCAAGGGATTTTCTGGGAGGACAAGCATCCGAGGTTATGTTACATAAAGGAATTGCTAGAGCTGTCAGAATTGTGTGCAAACCAGAACTTAGAGGTATGGTATCTAGAAGATGAATTAATCAGCCCTTGCTTGTTCGAAGAAGTACATGGAGGCAATCAAATTGATGGTACGAAGCTTTTATTTGACTGCATTTGCGAAGCTGTGACAGAAATCCAGGACATATACTTTAGAAACCCTCCATGCCTATCTTCTCTCACACACAGCATAAGGGCACCTCCTCCAGCGGGACAAAACCTTATCTCAGAAATCAATAAGCGTGTTGAACGCCATCTTCACTATCGATTTCCAAGCACATTAGACCAGCTGGTTAACATGGATCTTGAAGGTGGCAGTTGGATGGATCTTGGATCAGAAAGCGGAGAGGTCGCTGTAGTAATATGGGACTGCACACTAGATGAGCTTTTGGAAGAATTAGTTTACGACCTGTGGATTTCAGGCTTCAATCTCGCAGCCGGTAACCATCTGTAG
- the LOC100384533 gene encoding uncharacterized protein isoform X2, translated as MVAGRRGHSRKNSKDLDEIDEYGDYNMEEPSSSKPTVKRLMEDELRKLKQLKLPNDEVERILADLGHGACLDKSSAQNSKAKKGDQNHIRGITTTAAPSGSLDPTASNCIKEAEENELEFALADFLGRIHRNCNNNGELCTEMKALIQTKIAELDNPPCTFAYEQQTSRGDEYDTAGGKHRCSSSKTQPKKFRDALEMLSSDTELFFQKSNSRILESAQRNQNRLIGNNLEPTKIADNTDSNKDPKSLNQHELATRRYGKESRNIFFWKKERSSPRQTAQGTSSSQPVNKIVILKPNPRREIGHAVAVSSTQAPKLGATESSKFSIKEVRRRFRIVTSEATKGIPSVSEDNLQKGQHWLNSSAFTIIKDTRQLAEQTSEGKFSSSVMKDFRSSNSGRQKKRKNDGPTEKNSSIITSSKDESVFYDEARKHLTEILKDKRQTTKQHPTLEISRSLVRMLSFPQSSTSSPRSSPRAKDCIYLSPEEASIRAIYKSNKDLLEEESQSGEFPENVVCDPSEALHEQAVQERWCVKEESQETTQEGAELDTLRTKEIDKLDCMGKNSNAWGTPAKQCTYKPSQDMVGEAEPGQRHVRTFPSSPENDFEKLECQEPTTPRPSAQIEQISQFSPDGNHEKQEQPSPQSVLDVFFLDGELHKDILRTRYNTTGDGSDQGIFWEDKHPRLCYIKELLELSELCANQNLEVWYLEDELISPCLFEEVHGGNQIDGTKLLFDCICEAVTEIQDIYFRNPPCLSSLTHSIRAPPPAGQNLISEINKRVERHLHYRFPSTLDQLVNMDLEGGSWMDLGSESGEVAVVIWDCTLDELLEELVYDLWISGFNLAAGNHL; from the exons ATGGTTGCAGGACGAAGGGGCCACTCAAGAAAGAATTCCAAGGACTTGGACGAAATAGATGAATACGGCGATTAT AACATGGAGGAACCCAGTTCCAGCAAACCAACAGTCAAAAGACTTATGGAGGACGAGCTACGAAAGCTAAAACAGCTGAAGCTTCCAAATGATGAGGTTGAGAGAATATTAGCTGACCTGGGACATGGTGCCTGCCTGGACAAAAgttcagcccaaaacagcaaagcGAAGAAGGGAGACCAAAATCACATCAGAGGTATCACCACCACGGCTGCTCCATCTGGATCTTTGGATCCCACTGCTTCCAACTGCATAAAAGAAGCAGAAGAAAATGAGCTTGAATTTGCCTTGGCAGATTTCTTAGGACGGATCCATAGAAATTGCAACAATAATGGGGAGTTATGTACGGAGATGAAAGCCCTAATCCAAACAAAGATTGCAGAGCTAGATAATCCTCCGTGCACATTTGCTTATGAGCAGCAAACTTCACGGGGTGACGAATATGATACTGCTGGTGGCAAACATCGATGTAGCAGTAGTAAAACTCAGCCCAAAAAATTCAGAGATGCGCTGGAGATGCTAAGCTCAGACACCGAACTTTTCTTTCAGAAGTCAAATTCACGTATTTTGGAGAGCGCCCAAAGAAACCAAAACAGACTGATAGGGAACAATCTAGAGCCCACAAAAATAGCAGATAATACCGACTCCAACAAAGATCCAAAGAGTCTGAACCAGCATGAGTTGGCCACCAGGAGATATGGTAAAGAGAGCAGGAATATCTTTTTCTGGAAGAAGGAAAGATCCTCACCAAGGCAGACTGCACAAGGAACCAGTAGTTCTCAGCCAGTTAACAAAATAGTTATACTGAAGCCAAATCCAAGGAGAGAGATCGGCCATGCTGTGGCTGTTAGTTCAACCCAAGCTCCAAAACTAGGTGCAACCGAGAGctcaaaattttcaattaaggAGGTCAGAAGGAGATTCAGAATCGTGACTAGTGAAGCTACAAAAGGAATACCCTCAGTGTCTGAAGATAACCTCCAAAAAGGTCAGCATTGGCTCAACAGTTCAGCTTTCACAATAATAAAAGATACCAGACAGCTCGCTGAACAGACCTCAGAAGGGAAATTCTCATCTTCAGTTATGAAGGATTTTAGATCATCAAACAGCGGTaggcaaaagaaaagaaaaaatgatGGGCCAACCGAAAAAAACAGTAGCATAATTACGTCATCCAAGGATGAATCTGTCTTCTATGACGAGGCCAGGAAACATCTAACAGAGATTCTCAAGGACAAAAGACAAACAACCAAGCAGCACCCGACACTTGAGATCTCAAGGTCCTTGGTGAGGATGCTTTCCTTCCCTCAGTCCAGCACATCATCACCTAGGAGTAGCCCTAGGGCAAAAGACTGCATTTACCTCTCACCTGAAGAGGCAAGCATTCGTGCCATATACAAGTCAAATAAAGATCTTTTAGAAGAAGAAAGCCAGTCTGGAGAATTTCCAGAGAATGTTGTGTGTGATCCTAGTGAAGCACTGCATGAGCAGGCTGTTCAGGAAAGGTGGTGCGTCAAAGAAGAAAGTCAAGAAACAACACAAGAAG GTGCAGAACTTGACACTCTGCGCACTAAAGAAATTGACAAGCTGGATTGCATGGGAAAAAATAGCAATGCATGGGGCACCCCAGCAAAGCAATGCACATATAAACCATCACAA GATATGGTGGGAGAAGCAGAGCCAGGACAAAGGCATGTCAGGACGTTTCCAAGCTCCCCTGAGAACGACTTTGAAAAACTGGAATGCCAAGAGCCCACGACTCCCCGACCGAGTGCACAGATCGAACAGATATCACAATTTTCTCCTGATGGAAACCACGAAAAGCAAGAACAGCCGAGCCCTCAATCTGTTCTTGATGTGTTCTTCCTCGACG GTGAGTTGCACAAAGATATCTTGAGGACACGCTACAACACCACAGGGGATGGTTCAGACCAAGGGATTTTCTGGGAGGACAAGCATCCGAGGTTATGTTACATAAAGGAATTGCTAGAGCTGTCAGAATTGTGTGCAAACCAGAACTTAGAGGTATGGTATCTAGAAGATGAATTAATCAGCCCTTGCTTGTTCGAAGAAGTACATGGAGGCAATCAAATTGATGGTACGAAGCTTTTATTTGACTGCATTTGCGAAGCTGTGACAGAAATCCAGGACATATACTTTAGAAACCCTCCATGCCTATCTTCTCTCACACACAGCATAAGGGCACCTCCTCCAGCGGGACAAAACCTTATCTCAGAAATCAATAAGCGTGTTGAACGCCATCTTCACTATCGATTTCCAAGCACATTAGACCAGCTGGTTAACATGGATCTTGAAGGTGGCAGTTGGATGGATCTTGGATCAGAAAGCGGAGAGGTCGCTGTAGTAATATGGGACTGCACACTAGATGAGCTTTTGGAAGAATTAGTTTACGACCTGTGGATTTCAGGCTTCAATCTCGCAGCCGGTAACCATCTGTAG
- the LOC100384533 gene encoding uncharacterized protein isoform X3 has translation MFYNMEEPSSSKPTVKRLMEDELRKLKQLKLPNDEVERILADLGHGACLDKSSAQNSKAKKGDQNHIRGITTTAAPSGSLDPTASNCIKEAEENELEFALADFLGRIHRNCNNNGELCTEMKALIQTKIAELDNPPCTFAYEQQTSRGDEYDTAGGKHRCSSSKTQPKKFRDALEMLSSDTELFFQKSNSRILESAQRNQNRLIGNNLEPTKIADNTDSNKDPKSLNQHELATRRYGKESRNIFFWKKERSSPRQTAQGTSSSQPVNKIVILKPNPRREIGHAVAVSSTQAPKLGATESSKFSIKEVRRRFRIVTSEATKGIPSVSEDNLQKGQHWLNSSAFTIIKDTRQLAEQTSEGKFSSSVMKDFRSSNSGRQKKRKNDGPTEKNSSIITSSKDESVFYDEARKHLTEILKDKRQTTKQHPTLEISRSLVRMLSFPQSSTSSPRSSPRAKDCIYLSPEEASIRAIYKSNKDLLEEESQSGEFPENVVCDPSEALHEQAVQERWCVKEESQETTQEGAELDTLRTKEIDKLDCMGKNSNAWGTPAKQCTYKPSQDMVGEAEPGQRHVRTFPSSPENDFEKLECQEPTTPRPSAQIEQISQFSPDGNHEKQEQPSPQSVLDVFFLDGELHKDILRTRYNTTGDGSDQGIFWEDKHPRLCYIKELLELSELCANQNLEVWYLEDELISPCLFEEVHGGNQIDGTKLLFDCICEAVTEIQDIYFRNPPCLSSLTHSIRAPPPAGQNLISEINKRVERHLHYRFPSTLDQLVNMDLEGGSWMDLGSESGEVAVVIWDCTLDELLEELVYDLWISGFNLAAGNHL, from the exons ATGTTCTAT AACATGGAGGAACCCAGTTCCAGCAAACCAACAGTCAAAAGACTTATGGAGGACGAGCTACGAAAGCTAAAACAGCTGAAGCTTCCAAATGATGAGGTTGAGAGAATATTAGCTGACCTGGGACATGGTGCCTGCCTGGACAAAAgttcagcccaaaacagcaaagcGAAGAAGGGAGACCAAAATCACATCAGAGGTATCACCACCACGGCTGCTCCATCTGGATCTTTGGATCCCACTGCTTCCAACTGCATAAAAGAAGCAGAAGAAAATGAGCTTGAATTTGCCTTGGCAGATTTCTTAGGACGGATCCATAGAAATTGCAACAATAATGGGGAGTTATGTACGGAGATGAAAGCCCTAATCCAAACAAAGATTGCAGAGCTAGATAATCCTCCGTGCACATTTGCTTATGAGCAGCAAACTTCACGGGGTGACGAATATGATACTGCTGGTGGCAAACATCGATGTAGCAGTAGTAAAACTCAGCCCAAAAAATTCAGAGATGCGCTGGAGATGCTAAGCTCAGACACCGAACTTTTCTTTCAGAAGTCAAATTCACGTATTTTGGAGAGCGCCCAAAGAAACCAAAACAGACTGATAGGGAACAATCTAGAGCCCACAAAAATAGCAGATAATACCGACTCCAACAAAGATCCAAAGAGTCTGAACCAGCATGAGTTGGCCACCAGGAGATATGGTAAAGAGAGCAGGAATATCTTTTTCTGGAAGAAGGAAAGATCCTCACCAAGGCAGACTGCACAAGGAACCAGTAGTTCTCAGCCAGTTAACAAAATAGTTATACTGAAGCCAAATCCAAGGAGAGAGATCGGCCATGCTGTGGCTGTTAGTTCAACCCAAGCTCCAAAACTAGGTGCAACCGAGAGctcaaaattttcaattaaggAGGTCAGAAGGAGATTCAGAATCGTGACTAGTGAAGCTACAAAAGGAATACCCTCAGTGTCTGAAGATAACCTCCAAAAAGGTCAGCATTGGCTCAACAGTTCAGCTTTCACAATAATAAAAGATACCAGACAGCTCGCTGAACAGACCTCAGAAGGGAAATTCTCATCTTCAGTTATGAAGGATTTTAGATCATCAAACAGCGGTaggcaaaagaaaagaaaaaatgatGGGCCAACCGAAAAAAACAGTAGCATAATTACGTCATCCAAGGATGAATCTGTCTTCTATGACGAGGCCAGGAAACATCTAACAGAGATTCTCAAGGACAAAAGACAAACAACCAAGCAGCACCCGACACTTGAGATCTCAAGGTCCTTGGTGAGGATGCTTTCCTTCCCTCAGTCCAGCACATCATCACCTAGGAGTAGCCCTAGGGCAAAAGACTGCATTTACCTCTCACCTGAAGAGGCAAGCATTCGTGCCATATACAAGTCAAATAAAGATCTTTTAGAAGAAGAAAGCCAGTCTGGAGAATTTCCAGAGAATGTTGTGTGTGATCCTAGTGAAGCACTGCATGAGCAGGCTGTTCAGGAAAGGTGGTGCGTCAAAGAAGAAAGTCAAGAAACAACACAAGAAG GTGCAGAACTTGACACTCTGCGCACTAAAGAAATTGACAAGCTGGATTGCATGGGAAAAAATAGCAATGCATGGGGCACCCCAGCAAAGCAATGCACATATAAACCATCACAA GATATGGTGGGAGAAGCAGAGCCAGGACAAAGGCATGTCAGGACGTTTCCAAGCTCCCCTGAGAACGACTTTGAAAAACTGGAATGCCAAGAGCCCACGACTCCCCGACCGAGTGCACAGATCGAACAGATATCACAATTTTCTCCTGATGGAAACCACGAAAAGCAAGAACAGCCGAGCCCTCAATCTGTTCTTGATGTGTTCTTCCTCGACG GTGAGTTGCACAAAGATATCTTGAGGACACGCTACAACACCACAGGGGATGGTTCAGACCAAGGGATTTTCTGGGAGGACAAGCATCCGAGGTTATGTTACATAAAGGAATTGCTAGAGCTGTCAGAATTGTGTGCAAACCAGAACTTAGAGGTATGGTATCTAGAAGATGAATTAATCAGCCCTTGCTTGTTCGAAGAAGTACATGGAGGCAATCAAATTGATGGTACGAAGCTTTTATTTGACTGCATTTGCGAAGCTGTGACAGAAATCCAGGACATATACTTTAGAAACCCTCCATGCCTATCTTCTCTCACACACAGCATAAGGGCACCTCCTCCAGCGGGACAAAACCTTATCTCAGAAATCAATAAGCGTGTTGAACGCCATCTTCACTATCGATTTCCAAGCACATTAGACCAGCTGGTTAACATGGATCTTGAAGGTGGCAGTTGGATGGATCTTGGATCAGAAAGCGGAGAGGTCGCTGTAGTAATATGGGACTGCACACTAGATGAGCTTTTGGAAGAATTAGTTTACGACCTGTGGATTTCAGGCTTCAATCTCGCAGCCGGTAACCATCTGTAG